In Marivivens aquimaris, one genomic interval encodes:
- a CDS encoding SDR family NAD(P)-dependent oxidoreductase, producing MTYDFKGKTAIVTGGGSGIGAAIVKKLAADGAKVIVADISMENAEEIAAEVGENAKAAKVDTGDAASVEAMVKAAEDFGGGLHLLVNNAGIGGANAPVGEYPVDSWKKVIDVNLHGVFYGMRYAIPAMQKAGGGSIVNMASILGSVGIAGSSAYVATKHALLGLTKSSALEYGDKGIRINAVGPGFIKTPLLDANLDQDTMDYLANQHAMKRLGTPEEVANLTCFLLSDDASFITGSYHLVDGGYTAQ from the coding sequence ATGACTTATGATTTCAAAGGAAAAACTGCGATCGTCACCGGCGGTGGCTCGGGTATCGGTGCAGCGATCGTCAAAAAGCTCGCAGCCGATGGTGCGAAGGTCATCGTGGCCGACATCAGCATGGAAAATGCCGAAGAGATCGCCGCTGAAGTCGGCGAAAACGCCAAAGCGGCGAAAGTCGACACCGGCGATGCCGCCTCGGTTGAGGCGATGGTCAAAGCAGCCGAGGACTTCGGCGGCGGCCTGCATCTGCTGGTCAACAACGCAGGCATCGGCGGCGCAAACGCCCCCGTCGGCGAATATCCGGTCGATAGCTGGAAAAAGGTCATCGACGTGAACCTGCACGGCGTTTTCTACGGAATGCGCTACGCGATCCCCGCGATGCAAAAAGCAGGCGGCGGGTCCATCGTGAACATGGCCTCGATCCTCGGCTCTGTCGGTATCGCTGGCTCCAGCGCTTATGTCGCCACGAAGCACGCCCTGCTCGGCCTGACCAAATCCTCGGCGCTCGAATACGGCGACAAAGGCATCCGCATCAACGCGGTCGGACCAGGCTTTATCAAGACTCCGTTGCTCGATGCGAACCTCGATCAGGACACCATGGACTATCTGGCAAACCAGCACGCGATGAAGCGCCTGGGCACGCCCGAGGAGGTCGCCAATCTGACCTGCTTCCTGCTGTCGGACGATGCCAGCTTCATCACTGGCAGTTACCACCTCGTCGATGGCGGCTACACAGCCCAGTAA
- a CDS encoding aldo/keto reductase: protein MKMIPLGNTDVMVSDLCLGTMTYGTHTLDDDAHRQIDMSLDAGINFLDVAEMYPVNPVKKETAGMSEETLGRWFSKTGRREEVVLATKISGDSAILRPGGFSKANMREAVENSLRRLETDYIDLYQLHWPNRGSYAFRQNWTFDPSKQDKEAEWANMIGVMEAAKELVAEGKIRHMGLSNESAWGTMKWLDAAEETGGPRMVSIQNEYSLLYRMFDTDMAEVSVHEDVTLLSYSPLGCGLLTGKYQNGALPEGSRMYINGDLGGRKTDRVFDATQAYLDIAAKHGLDPVQMSLAWQATRPFPISAIFGATNVGQLEVILAGKDLVLSQDVIDDIEAAHKAWPLPY from the coding sequence ATGAAAATGATCCCGCTTGGGAACACCGATGTCATGGTTTCGGACCTCTGCCTCGGTACGATGACCTATGGCACCCACACGCTCGACGATGATGCGCACCGCCAGATCGACATGAGCCTCGACGCCGGTATCAACTTCCTCGACGTGGCCGAGATGTATCCGGTCAATCCGGTGAAGAAAGAAACAGCCGGCATGTCCGAAGAAACGCTGGGCCGTTGGTTCAGCAAGACCGGTCGCCGCGAAGAGGTCGTGCTCGCCACCAAAATCTCCGGCGACAGCGCGATACTGCGTCCGGGTGGTTTCAGCAAGGCCAACATGCGCGAAGCAGTCGAGAATTCGCTGCGCCGTCTGGAGACCGATTACATCGACCTCTACCAGCTGCACTGGCCGAACCGTGGCAGCTACGCATTCCGCCAGAACTGGACCTTCGATCCGTCCAAGCAGGACAAGGAAGCCGAGTGGGCGAACATGATCGGCGTCATGGAAGCGGCCAAGGAACTGGTTGCCGAAGGCAAGATCCGCCACATGGGTCTGTCGAACGAAAGTGCGTGGGGCACGATGAAGTGGCTCGACGCGGCCGAGGAAACTGGCGGCCCGCGTATGGTGTCGATCCAGAACGAATACTCGCTGCTCTACCGCATGTTCGACACCGACATGGCCGAGGTTTCAGTCCACGAAGACGTCACGCTGCTGTCCTATTCACCGCTGGGCTGCGGTCTGCTGACGGGCAAGTACCAGAACGGCGCGCTGCCGGAAGGCTCGCGCATGTACATCAACGGTGATCTCGGCGGCCGCAAGACCGACCGCGTGTTCGATGCGACGCAGGCGTATCTCGATATCGCGGCAAAACACGGCCTCGATCCGGTGCAGATGTCGCTGGCGTGGCAGGCAACCCGTCCGTTCCCGATTTCGGCGATCTTCGGCGCGACCAATGTCGGTCAACTCGAAGTCATCCTCGCAGGTAAAGATCTGGTGCTGTCGCAGGATGTCATCGACGACATCGAAGCCGCCCACAAAGCGTGGCCGCTGCCGTACTAA
- a CDS encoding NUDIX hydrolase — protein sequence MTIDKTAIRDAATIIIVRDRYTRPSVLMGQRGEGAVFMPKKFVFPGGAVDPNDSTVSFSAPLTPVCEKRLMEASSASPHTLAAAAIRELWEETGHIIGQRGDWPDAPQGWRGFAKAGYLPDASALTYFFRAVTPQGRPRRFDARFFVADAERLATDPDDFSRAEDELGHLQWVPLENARQFDLPFITEVVLAELERTIGNDGPPEDIPFFKNDDEAHAVARLGRELD from the coding sequence ATGACCATCGACAAGACCGCAATTCGCGACGCCGCAACGATTATCATCGTGCGCGACCGTTATACCCGACCCTCGGTGCTTATGGGGCAGCGGGGCGAAGGCGCGGTATTCATGCCCAAGAAATTTGTTTTCCCGGGCGGTGCGGTCGATCCCAACGACAGCACGGTGTCATTTTCCGCCCCCCTGACTCCGGTTTGTGAAAAGCGCCTGATGGAGGCGAGCAGCGCCAGCCCGCACACGCTCGCCGCCGCCGCGATCCGCGAGCTTTGGGAAGAAACCGGTCACATCATAGGGCAGCGCGGCGATTGGCCGGACGCACCGCAAGGGTGGCGCGGCTTTGCCAAGGCGGGCTATCTGCCCGACGCTTCTGCCCTCACCTATTTCTTCCGCGCCGTGACGCCCCAAGGCCGCCCCCGCCGCTTCGATGCGCGGTTCTTTGTGGCGGATGCCGAACGGCTTGCCACCGACCCCGACGATTTTTCGCGGGCGGAGGACGAGCTGGGACATTTGCAGTGGGTGCCGCTGGAGAACGCGCGTCAGTTCGACCTGCCATTCATCACCGAGGTGGTGCTAGCGGAGCTCGAGCGGACCATCGGCAATGACGGCCCGCCCGAGGATATTCCGTTCTTCAAGAATGATGACGAGGCGCACGCTGTGGCGCGCCTCGGTCGAGAGCTTGATTAG
- a CDS encoding DUF983 domain-containing protein, which yields MTLAAMTDLEERPMKPALLRGLRRRCPNCGEGHMFTGYLKVTDRCPSCQEELSHHRADDGPAYLTILIVGHLMAPTILWVFEKFRPEPLVLATIFTVGCVALSLYLLPRMKGLIVAIQWAKRMHGFGASASS from the coding sequence ATGACACTCGCCGCCATGACCGATCTGGAAGAACGCCCCATGAAGCCCGCGCTTCTGCGCGGACTGCGCCGCCGTTGCCCCAACTGCGGTGAAGGACATATGTTTACCGGCTACCTCAAAGTGACCGACCGCTGCCCGTCCTGTCAGGAAGAGCTGTCGCACCACCGCGCGGATGACGGCCCTGCCTATCTGACCATCCTGATCGTGGGTCACCTGATGGCCCCGACGATCCTGTGGGTTTTCGAGAAATTCCGCCCTGAACCGCTGGTGCTGGCCACGATTTTCACGGTTGGATGCGTTGCGCTTTCACTCTACCTTTTGCCAAGGATGAAGGGCCTGATCGTTGCGATCCAATGGGCCAAGCGCATGCACGGTTTCGGAGCCAGCGCCTCATCCTGA
- a CDS encoding EF-hand domain-containing protein, translating to MKNKIVIASVVAALLGTAAFAAGPNGMRGHAPMDFATLDVNGDGSVTLEELESIPATKFAEADTDGDGVLSQAELEAMISAQMAEMATNRAAMMLERMDTDGDGVLSAEEMQPADGRGPAAMFERVDADGDGVLTEEEFAAATERMGGHGGDRGKGHGPRGDHGERGEGHGLRGQADVDTDTETTE from the coding sequence ATGAAGAACAAGATCGTAATCGCATCCGTCGTTGCCGCTCTGCTTGGCACTGCTGCCTTCGCTGCCGGCCCGAACGGTATGCGTGGTCACGCGCCAATGGACTTTGCGACGCTCGATGTGAACGGCGACGGATCGGTGACGCTCGAAGAGCTGGAGTCGATCCCCGCCACCAAGTTCGCCGAAGCGGACACCGATGGAGACGGTGTCCTGTCGCAGGCTGAACTCGAAGCCATGATTTCGGCGCAGATGGCCGAAATGGCGACCAACCGCGCCGCAATGATGCTGGAGCGGATGGATACTGACGGCGACGGTGTCCTGTCGGCTGAAGAAATGCAGCCCGCAGATGGACGCGGTCCCGCCGCCATGTTCGAGCGTGTGGACGCTGATGGCGACGGCGTTCTGACCGAAGAAGAGTTTGCAGCGGCTACCGAGCGCATGGGCGGTCACGGTGGCGATCGCGGCAAGGGCCACGGCCCGCGCGGTGATCACGGCGAGCGCGGTGAAGGTCATGGCCTCCGCGGTCAGGCCGATGTCGACACCGACACCGAAACCACTGAGTAA
- a CDS encoding RNA polymerase sigma factor, with protein MDMAFDHFAGAPDEALLVAFANGDQTAARLLATRLAPRAIGQAFRLLHDRAEAEDVVQEAMLRLWRIAPEWRQGEAQVSTWLYRVVGNLCIDRLRKRKRSVGIDEIAEPADDTPSVSDRMQDNARLQALSDALAEMPDRQAQAVSLRHLEGLGNPEIAEIMEISVEAVESLTARGKRTLAKILAGRKAELGFGND; from the coding sequence ATGGATATGGCCTTTGACCACTTTGCCGGTGCGCCCGATGAGGCACTTCTGGTCGCCTTCGCAAACGGCGATCAGACCGCTGCCCGTTTGCTGGCGACACGGCTCGCGCCGCGCGCGATAGGTCAGGCGTTCCGTTTGCTACACGACAGGGCCGAGGCCGAAGACGTCGTTCAGGAAGCGATGCTGCGACTTTGGCGGATCGCACCCGAGTGGCGACAGGGCGAAGCGCAGGTGTCGACGTGGCTCTACCGCGTTGTCGGCAACCTTTGCATCGACCGTCTGCGCAAACGCAAACGCTCGGTGGGCATAGACGAGATTGCGGAGCCGGCTGACGATACGCCGTCGGTTTCGGACCGGATGCAAGACAACGCTCGGCTGCAGGCGCTCTCTGACGCGCTGGCCGAAATGCCGGACAGGCAGGCGCAAGCTGTGTCGCTCAGGCATCTGGAAGGTCTCGGTAATCCTGAGATTGCCGAGATCATGGAAATTAGCGTCGAGGCTGTAGAAAGCCTCACGGCGCGAGGAAAACGGACGCTCGCCAAGATACTGGCGGGCCGTAAGGCGGAACTGGGGTTTGGCAATGACTGA
- a CDS encoding periplasmic heavy metal sensor, with product MTEKPKSRMRLGLRILLIASLALNLMIIGLVVGGIAKGKPPRSFGGGYDFSLGAVGAALDEDDRRALRDDLRGREDLRPPRREELTAMRDAFTAAIIAEPFDRSVLETLFTEQRDRQFEVMQAGQQAMLDRLDQMSSDERKAFVERLNRRDWGRGGPGRDDH from the coding sequence ATGACCGAGAAACCTAAATCCCGTATGCGTCTGGGCCTGCGTATCCTGCTGATCGCATCGCTCGCGCTGAACCTGATGATTATCGGTCTGGTTGTCGGCGGTATCGCCAAGGGCAAGCCCCCGCGTTCGTTCGGTGGCGGCTACGATTTCAGCCTTGGCGCTGTCGGTGCCGCGCTGGACGAAGACGACCGCCGCGCGCTGCGCGATGACCTGCGCGGCCGTGAAGACCTGCGTCCGCCGCGCCGCGAAGAGTTGACCGCTATGCGTGATGCCTTCACCGCTGCCATTATTGCCGAACCTTTTGATCGTTCGGTGTTGGAGACGCTTTTTACCGAGCAGCGTGATCGTCAGTTCGAGGTCATGCAGGCGGGGCAGCAGGCGATGCTCGACCGGCTTGACCAGATGTCGTCGGACGAGCGCAAAGCCTTCGTCGAGCGCCTTAATCGCCGTGACTGGGGGCGAGGTGGACCAGGGCGCGACGATCACTAA